From Polaribacter butkevichii, a single genomic window includes:
- a CDS encoding efflux RND transporter permease subunit yields MKKIITYFIKYPVAVNVFIIAFVAFGLVGAFSMKSSFFPLTDSELINISLAYPGASPTEMEEGVVLKIEDNLKGIVGVERVTSVSRENAATVRIEVEKGKDIDVVLTDVKNAVDRVPSFPSGMEPAVIAKVESIRPTISFTVSGDNIPLKSLKQYARNIENDIRGIEGISQVTISGFPDEEIEIAVKENDLRAFNLSFAEVAKAIQNSNLLITGGNIKTAQEDYLIRASNRSYYGVELQNLIVRTETNGHIIRLKDIAEVKDTWSETPDRLYYNGNLAIDISISNTNNEDLLSSADKIKDYIDKFNQQNQNIHLDITDDRSVTLQGRTMLLIENGIVGILLVLFFLALFLNLRLAIWVAFGLPVAFLGMFILAAQFDVTINILSLFGMIIVIGILVDDGIVIGENIYHHYYDLGKTKIQAAIDGTMEVIPPIVSAILTTIIAFSTLFFVDGRIGNFFSEVSTIVLLTLTVSLIEALVILPAHIAHSKALDRKRLEEGAAAKMNGVDAFFNKINRFADGALTKVNEKFYVPFLKFSLKNKVFAFAMPIALLIFSLTSIGGGIVRTSFFPSVASDKIQVTLNMPQGTNETITDSIISSIEEKVWLINKEYTAKQSGDEQVVQNVIKRVGPGSANATLSINLLAGESREFSSPEITNSIREKVGKVYGVESLIFGSGGNFGGSPVAVSLLGNNIEELKAAKEELKLVLENNPLLKDISDNDPAGIKEVSITLKDNAYLLGLNLQSVMAQIRNGFFGFQAQRFQRGQDEIKVWVRYKKEDRSSIKDLDDMRIVAPNGTRIPFSEIGTYEIRRGDIAINHLNGKREIQVSADLKDAKESATEILDDIKTRVMPLILSKYHSVTPLYEGQNREAKKTTDSLVWLKWIILALIYIVIAFTFRSYSQPILLLLMIPFSMIGVVWGHFIHDFSINILSWLGIIALVGIMVNDGLVLIGKFNSYLKEGMLFDDALIMAGQSRFRAIFLTSLTTVAGLAPLMLEKSRQAQFLIPMAISISYGIAVATILTLVMLPLLLSVSNSIKVGIKWLKTGEKVTKEEVERAIIESKFDENEGH; encoded by the coding sequence ATGAAAAAAATAATTACTTATTTTATAAAATATCCTGTTGCTGTAAATGTATTTATTATTGCATTTGTAGCCTTTGGTTTAGTGGGGGCTTTTAGTATGAAATCGTCTTTCTTTCCATTAACAGATTCAGAATTAATAAACATTTCTTTAGCATATCCAGGAGCATCTCCTACAGAAATGGAAGAAGGTGTGGTCTTAAAAATTGAAGACAACCTAAAAGGAATTGTTGGTGTAGAACGTGTAACGTCTGTTTCTAGAGAAAACGCTGCAACGGTAAGAATAGAGGTAGAAAAAGGTAAAGATATAGATGTTGTTTTAACAGATGTAAAAAATGCGGTAGATAGAGTTCCGTCTTTTCCTTCTGGTATGGAGCCGGCTGTAATAGCTAAAGTAGAAAGTATAAGACCAACTATTAGTTTTACCGTTAGTGGAGATAATATTCCGCTAAAATCTTTAAAACAATATGCTAGAAATATAGAAAACGATATTAGAGGTATCGAAGGAATTTCTCAAGTTACTATTTCTGGTTTTCCAGACGAAGAAATAGAAATAGCGGTTAAAGAAAACGATTTACGTGCTTTTAATTTATCCTTCGCAGAAGTAGCAAAAGCAATCCAAAACTCTAATCTTTTAATTACGGGTGGTAATATTAAAACGGCTCAAGAAGATTATTTAATTAGAGCAAGTAATCGTTCTTATTACGGAGTAGAATTGCAAAACTTAATTGTAAGAACAGAAACAAACGGACATATTATCCGTTTAAAAGACATTGCAGAGGTTAAAGATACGTGGTCGGAAACTCCAGATAGATTGTATTACAACGGTAATTTAGCAATTGATATTTCTATTAGTAATACCAATAATGAAGATTTGCTTTCATCAGCAGATAAAATTAAGGATTATATTGATAAATTTAATCAGCAAAACCAAAACATACACTTAGATATTACAGATGATAGAAGTGTAACATTACAAGGAAGAACCATGCTTCTAATAGAAAACGGAATCGTGGGTATTTTATTGGTTTTATTTTTTCTAGCACTCTTTTTAAACTTACGTTTGGCAATTTGGGTAGCCTTTGGTTTGCCTGTTGCATTTTTAGGAATGTTTATTTTAGCGGCTCAGTTTGATGTTACCATTAATATTTTATCTCTTTTTGGGATGATTATCGTTATCGGTATTTTGGTGGATGATGGAATTGTAATTGGAGAAAACATTTATCACCATTATTACGATTTAGGAAAAACCAAAATTCAGGCAGCAATAGACGGAACGATGGAGGTAATTCCGCCAATTGTTTCTGCAATTCTAACAACTATTATTGCTTTTTCTACCTTGTTTTTTGTTGATGGAAGAATTGGTAATTTTTTTAGTGAAGTATCTACAATTGTACTTTTAACATTAACCGTTTCCTTAATAGAAGCATTGGTTATTTTACCTGCGCATATTGCACATTCTAAAGCTTTAGATAGAAAACGTTTAGAAGAAGGTGCAGCAGCTAAAATGAATGGAGTTGATGCTTTTTTTAATAAGATAAATAGGTTTGCAGATGGAGCTTTGACTAAAGTAAATGAAAAATTTTATGTTCCTTTTTTAAAGTTTTCTTTAAAAAATAAAGTATTTGCTTTTGCCATGCCAATTGCCTTGTTAATTTTTAGTTTAACCTCTATTGGTGGTGGTATTGTTAGAACTTCTTTTTTCCCTTCTGTAGCAAGTGATAAAATTCAGGTAACTTTAAACATGCCACAAGGTACCAACGAAACAATTACAGATTCTATAATTTCATCTATAGAAGAAAAGGTTTGGTTGATAAATAAAGAATACACTGCAAAGCAATCTGGAGACGAACAAGTTGTTCAGAATGTAATAAAAAGGGTTGGTCCAGGAAGTGCAAATGCAACTTTAAGTATTAATTTATTAGCAGGAGAAAGTAGAGAGTTTTCATCACCAGAAATAACAAATTCTATTAGAGAAAAAGTAGGAAAAGTATATGGTGTAGAAAGTCTAATTTTTGGTTCTGGAGGAAATTTTGGAGGAAGTCCTGTTGCGGTTTCTTTGTTAGGAAATAATATTGAAGAGCTAAAAGCAGCAAAAGAAGAACTGAAATTAGTGTTAGAAAATAATCCGCTTTTAAAGGATATTTCAGATAATGATCCTGCAGGGATAAAAGAGGTAAGTATTACATTAAAAGATAACGCATATTTACTCGGGCTTAATTTACAGTCTGTGATGGCGCAAATACGTAATGGTTTCTTTGGGTTTCAGGCACAACGTTTTCAGCGTGGACAAGATGAAATTAAAGTTTGGGTGCGTTACAAAAAAGAAGATAGATCTTCTATTAAAGATTTAGATGATATGCGTATTGTGGCTCCAAACGGAACAAGAATTCCGTTTTCTGAAATAGGAACTTACGAAATTAGAAGAGGCGATATTGCTATTAATCATTTAAATGGTAAAAGAGAAATACAAGTTTCTGCAGATTTAAAAGATGCTAAAGAAAGTGCAACAGAAATTTTAGATGATATTAAAACGCGTGTAATGCCGCTAATTCTTTCTAAATATCATTCTGTAACACCACTTTACGAAGGTCAAAATAGAGAGGCTAAAAAGACAACAGATTCTTTAGTTTGGTTAAAATGGATCATTTTAGCCTTAATCTATATTGTAATTGCGTTTACATTTAGATCTTACAGTCAGCCAATTTTATTGCTTTTAATGATTCCTTTTAGTATGATTGGTGTTGTTTGGGGGCATTTTATTCACGATTTTTCTATCAATATTTTATCTTGGTTAGGTATTATTGCTTTGGTGGGTATTATGGTAAATGATGGCTTGGTTTTAATAGGGAAGTTTAACAGTTATTTAAAAGAAGGTATGTTGTTTGACGATGCATTAATTATGGCAGGTCAATCTCGTTTTAGAGCCATTTTCTTAACATCTTTAACTACAGTTGCAGGTTTAGCGCCTTTAATGTTAGAGAAGAGTAGGCAAGCTCAATTTTTAATTCCGATGGCAATTTCTATTTCTTACGGAATAGCGGTTGCAACTATTTTAACCTTGGTAATGTTGCCACTGTTACTATCTGTTTCTAATTCGATAAAAGTGGGCATAAAGTGGTTAAAAACAGGAGAAAAAGTAACTAAAGAAGAAGTAGAAAGAGCTATTATAGAATCTAAATTTGACGAAAATGAAGGTCATTAG
- a CDS encoding efflux RND transporter periplasmic adaptor subunit, which translates to MRKTILAILGLLTIVGAIFLGKYLVDKNQKPKPKFKKQIKTVFVENVENKEIPIVLTASGNLTAKNKIEIFSEVSGILKPSNKLFKAGTNYSKGTTLLSINSDEFYASLQSQKSNLNNLITAILPDLRLDYPVAFTKWETYVKGFDMNKTTPKLPDFSTDKEKYFISGRGILTAYYNVKNLEVRLSKYQIRAPFTGILTEALVSPGSLVRVGQKLGEFIDPSVYEMEVSVNSKFADLLKVGNAVALSNLEKTKKYTGKVVRVNGKVDQVSQTIKAFVDVSDKDLKEGMFLEADLVAKSEKDAIEISRKLLVDNTAIYTVKNDSILSLVNVNPVYFGDEKVVIKGLENNQKILTQVLPGAFDGMIVKINKK; encoded by the coding sequence ATGAGAAAAACAATTCTAGCCATTCTAGGACTTTTAACAATTGTAGGAGCCATCTTTTTAGGTAAATATCTTGTTGATAAAAATCAAAAACCAAAACCAAAGTTTAAGAAACAGATTAAAACTGTTTTTGTAGAAAATGTAGAAAATAAAGAGATTCCTATTGTGTTAACTGCAAGTGGAAACTTAACGGCTAAAAATAAAATTGAAATTTTTTCTGAAGTTTCTGGTATTTTAAAACCTTCTAATAAGTTATTTAAAGCAGGTACAAATTATAGCAAAGGCACCACGTTATTAAGTATTAATAGCGATGAATTTTACGCAAGTTTACAATCTCAAAAAAGTAATTTAAACAACCTAATTACTGCAATTTTACCAGATTTACGGTTAGATTATCCTGTGGCTTTTACAAAATGGGAAACTTATGTTAAAGGTTTTGATATGAATAAAACAACGCCTAAACTACCTGATTTTTCTACCGATAAAGAAAAATATTTTATTTCTGGAAGAGGAATCTTAACAGCATATTACAATGTTAAGAATTTAGAGGTTCGTTTGTCTAAATACCAGATTAGAGCTCCTTTTACAGGGATTTTAACAGAAGCTTTGGTAAGCCCTGGCTCTTTAGTAAGAGTAGGTCAGAAATTAGGAGAATTTATAGACCCAAGTGTTTATGAAATGGAAGTTTCTGTAAATTCTAAGTTTGCAGATTTATTAAAAGTTGGTAATGCTGTAGCACTTTCTAATTTAGAAAAAACAAAGAAATATACAGGTAAAGTAGTTCGTGTAAACGGTAAAGTAGACCAAGTATCGCAAACCATAAAAGCCTTTGTAGATGTTTCTGATAAAGATTTAAAAGAAGGTATGTTTTTAGAAGCAGACTTGGTTGCTAAATCAGAAAAAGACGCCATTGAAATTTCTAGAAAATTATTGGTAGATAATACTGCTATTTATACTGTTAAAAACGATAGTATTTTATCTTTAGTAAACGTTAATCCTGTTTATTTTGGTGATGAAAAAGTGGTGATAAAAGGATTAGAAAACAACCAGAAAATTTTAACACAAGTGTTACCTGGTGCTTTTGACGGTATGATTGTAAAAATTAATAAGAAGTAA
- a CDS encoding peptidogalycan biosysnthesis protein, with protein MICCTNTNTAQFYATLDEIPSKIWKTLGCTNNSYFHPNFLKSLEKNHPEITFSYIVLVDDKKEPTAFASLKIIDFELNSIKNDFELLKNIGRKLHVFPDKKPLKLLICGNTFVSGEHGVFIKENQDKKAIIKELAESINHFVNSDKKLKKQIDAFLLKDFAKESLFISDELKDFSYHPFSVEPNMKLEIDENWQNFDDYLASMKTKFRVKAKKAFKQSAKIKIKEVTLENIDEVLPKMTALYEKVALNAGFNLGIFNLETYRDLKEKFGENYILKSYHLEDKVVGFISGIINKDSLDAHFVGIDYQLNREHAIYQRMLYNYIEIAISKKLKNLNFGRTASEIKSSVGAVPQDLTMYLRHKKTIKNKILKLFLQRVQPTPFQQKFPFKL; from the coding sequence TTGATTTGCTGCACCAACACAAATACCGCACAATTTTACGCTACTTTAGATGAAATTCCTTCTAAAATATGGAAAACACTAGGCTGCACAAACAATAGTTACTTTCATCCAAATTTTTTAAAATCGTTAGAAAAAAATCATCCAGAAATAACCTTTTCTTATATTGTTTTAGTGGATGATAAAAAAGAACCAACTGCTTTTGCTAGTTTAAAAATTATTGATTTCGAATTAAATTCCATTAAAAATGATTTTGAACTTTTAAAAAATATTGGTAGAAAACTACATGTATTTCCAGATAAAAAACCCTTAAAACTCTTAATTTGCGGCAACACTTTTGTAAGTGGAGAACATGGTGTTTTTATAAAGGAAAATCAAGATAAAAAAGCCATCATAAAAGAATTGGCAGAAAGCATTAATCATTTTGTAAATTCTGATAAAAAGCTAAAAAAACAAATTGATGCCTTTTTATTAAAAGACTTTGCCAAAGAGTCTTTATTTATTTCTGATGAGTTAAAAGACTTTAGCTACCATCCGTTTTCTGTAGAACCAAACATGAAACTAGAAATTGATGAAAATTGGCAAAACTTTGATGATTATTTAGCCTCGATGAAAACAAAATTTAGGGTTAAAGCTAAAAAAGCTTTTAAGCAAAGCGCAAAAATTAAAATTAAAGAAGTTACTTTAGAAAACATCGATGAAGTGTTACCTAAAATGACTGCTTTATATGAAAAAGTGGCTTTAAATGCTGGTTTTAATTTAGGAATTTTTAACTTAGAAACATACAGAGATTTAAAAGAAAAATTCGGAGAAAATTATATTCTAAAATCTTATCATCTAGAAGATAAAGTAGTAGGTTTTATCTCTGGCATCATCAATAAAGATTCTTTAGACGCACATTTTGTAGGTATCGATTATCAGCTAAATAGAGAACATGCTATTTATCAACGAATGCTATATAATTATATAGAAATTGCCATCAGTAAAAAACTAAAAAATTTAAATTTTGGTAGAACTGCTAGCGAGATAAAAAGTTCTGTAGGTGCAGTTCCTCAAGATTTAACCATGTATCTTCGTCACAAGAAAACTATAAAAAACAAAATTTTAAAGTTATTTTTGCAAAGAGTTCAACCAACTCCATTTCAACAAAAATTTCCTTTTAAACTGTAG
- a CDS encoding acyl-CoA thioesterase, whose product MKNTKELIALLNLKDLGNHNFSGNSVTIGSPHVFGGQVLAQAVNAAYKTIPQDRILHSLHSYFLEAGDLTIPINYLVKEVRNGGSFSTRRVTASQNDKTIFILAASFHKKEEGFEHQVAFDATIKQPEKLLSWDNILEKFGDFLPKSMKYFLSIERPIEFKPVRIPNPLQPEDLPPTEQVWFRLKGEKQDLDFRTKQEILTYISDYNILNPAFNPNASNHNFGNTQTASLDHSMWFFRDFDFDDWMLYTVESPNAFGARGLSKGNIFTRDGKLIASVTQEGLLRPIKK is encoded by the coding sequence ATGAAAAACACTAAAGAATTAATTGCCCTGTTAAACTTAAAAGATTTAGGAAATCATAATTTTAGTGGAAACAGTGTAACCATTGGAAGTCCACATGTTTTTGGCGGACAAGTATTAGCACAAGCAGTAAATGCTGCCTACAAAACAATACCACAAGATAGAATTTTACACTCTTTACATTCTTATTTTTTAGAAGCAGGAGATTTAACAATTCCTATAAATTACCTTGTAAAAGAAGTTAGAAACGGAGGTAGTTTTTCTACAAGAAGAGTTACAGCTAGTCAGAATGATAAAACAATCTTTATTCTAGCCGCTTCATTTCATAAAAAAGAAGAAGGCTTTGAGCATCAGGTAGCTTTTGATGCAACAATAAAACAACCCGAAAAGTTGTTAAGTTGGGACAATATATTAGAAAAGTTTGGTGATTTTTTACCAAAATCTATGAAATATTTTTTAAGTATAGAAAGACCCATAGAGTTTAAACCCGTAAGAATCCCCAATCCTTTACAACCAGAAGATTTACCACCAACAGAACAAGTTTGGTTTCGTTTAAAAGGAGAAAAACAAGATTTAGATTTTAGAACAAAACAAGAAATTCTTACTTATATTTCTGATTATAACATACTAAATCCTGCCTTTAACCCCAATGCAAGTAATCATAATTTTGGAAACACTCAAACTGCTAGTTTAGATCATTCTATGTGGTTTTTTAGAGATTTTGACTTTGACGATTGGATGTTATATACAGTAGAATCTCCAAATGCTTTTGGAGCAAGAGGCTTATCTAAAGGAAATATATTTACAAGAGATGGTAAATTAATAGCTTCTGTAACACAAGAAGGCCTGTTAAGACCGATTAAAAAGTAA
- a CDS encoding SdpI family protein, whose protein sequence is MSPIIYILTTNGLLFILSIIFWKFPPKKINNWYGYRTPKAMLNQQIWDFANSIFNKKLVIYAGISFLGGLVFANFATKELTWQPMVLVLLSVLVSVIKTERALNDHFTEEGKKKKLK, encoded by the coding sequence ATGAGTCCTATTATTTATATTTTAACCACAAACGGATTACTTTTTATATTGAGTATTATTTTTTGGAAATTTCCACCAAAAAAAATAAACAATTGGTACGGTTACAGAACTCCTAAAGCAATGCTAAACCAACAAATTTGGGATTTTGCAAATAGCATATTTAATAAAAAATTGGTTATTTACGCAGGAATTTCTTTTCTAGGTGGTTTGGTTTTTGCTAATTTTGCTACCAAAGAATTAACTTGGCAACCAATGGTTCTGGTACTTTTATCTGTTTTAGTAAGTGTTATAAAAACAGAAAGAGCATTAAACGATCATTTTACCGAAGAAGGAAAAAAGAAGAAACTTAAATAA
- the recO gene encoding DNA repair protein RecO → MAVVTTKAIILSSLKYGDSSLIVKCYTEEEGVKSYLIRGILKAKKGGLKAAYFQPLTQLIIVASHNNKGNLNSIKEVQISNPYQTIYKDIVKQSVVMFLSEVLSYAIKEEEKNEELFEYLESGLIWLDLHDKISNFHLLFLLNLTRFLGFYPDLSESDKLGFDLVEGSFTDLTPYKNIISGNSYYQFKKLLDINFDAIENVSFGKQERQIVLKIIIQYFELHLDGFRKPKSLQILETVFS, encoded by the coding sequence ATGGCAGTTGTAACAACTAAAGCAATTATTTTAAGCTCTTTAAAATATGGCGATTCTAGTTTAATAGTAAAATGTTATACGGAAGAAGAAGGTGTAAAATCGTATTTAATTAGAGGAATTTTAAAAGCAAAAAAAGGTGGGCTAAAAGCGGCTTATTTTCAACCTCTAACACAGTTAATTATTGTTGCAAGCCATAACAATAAAGGAAATTTAAATTCTATTAAAGAGGTTCAAATTTCTAATCCATATCAAACCATTTATAAAGATATTGTAAAACAATCTGTAGTTATGTTTTTATCTGAAGTTTTATCTTATGCGATAAAAGAAGAAGAAAAAAATGAAGAACTTTTTGAGTATTTAGAATCTGGACTTATCTGGTTAGATCTACATGATAAAATTTCAAATTTTCACTTGTTATTTTTATTGAATTTAACTCGTTTTTTAGGCTTTTATCCAGACTTGTCTGAAAGTGATAAATTAGGGTTTGATTTGGTTGAAGGAAGTTTTACAGATTTAACTCCATATAAAAATATTATTTCTGGAAACAGTTATTATCAATTTAAAAAGCTGTTAGACATCAATTTTGATGCAATAGAAAACGTGTCTTTTGGTAAACAAGAAAGACAAATAGTATTAAAAATAATAATTCAATATTTCGAGTTGCATTTAGATGGTTTTAGGAAACCGAAATCATTACAAATTTTAGAAACCGTTTTTAGTTAA
- a CDS encoding class I SAM-dependent methyltransferase translates to MKIITLDDFIDTYFKAVQRGHKFFFSKFTFNKENRTKSAFDNTSFVSSNFWSIPKIRERWNLLISGDKNKDYIDYILEDVLKEKTNLRLLSLGSGICNPEIELAKNNSIFKEVVCVDIADNLLEIAAKKAAKNNVKNITFVAKNIDDFEFKENDFDIVFFKSSLHHFDKIESLLSGRIKTALKPNGFLIINEFVGATRHQFTKNQIKAINEALNLIPKKFRTRFKSKLHKNKYRGVGVLRMIMADPSECIDSQSILPAIHKQYNITVEKPYGGNLLMSALRDISHHFFDLDSEKEKVLKNLFTLEDAYLKTNQSDFVFGVYNNKK, encoded by the coding sequence ATGAAAATAATTACTTTAGATGACTTTATAGACACATACTTTAAAGCAGTACAAAGAGGCCATAAATTTTTCTTTTCAAAATTTACGTTTAATAAAGAAAATAGAACTAAAAGTGCTTTTGATAATACTTCTTTTGTTTCTTCTAACTTTTGGTCTATTCCTAAAATAAGGGAAAGATGGAATTTATTAATTTCTGGTGATAAAAATAAAGATTACATCGATTATATATTAGAAGATGTATTAAAAGAAAAAACGAACTTAAGATTGCTTTCTCTTGGTTCTGGAATTTGCAATCCAGAAATTGAATTGGCTAAAAATAACTCCATTTTTAAAGAAGTTGTTTGTGTAGATATTGCTGATAATCTATTAGAAATTGCAGCAAAAAAAGCAGCAAAAAACAATGTAAAAAATATTACGTTTGTTGCTAAAAATATTGACGATTTTGAGTTTAAAGAAAATGATTTTGATATTGTATTCTTTAAATCGTCTTTGCATCATTTCGATAAAATAGAATCGCTATTGTCTGGTAGAATAAAAACAGCCTTAAAGCCTAATGGTTTTTTAATAATAAATGAGTTTGTAGGTGCCACAAGGCATCAATTTACTAAAAACCAAATAAAAGCAATTAATGAAGCTTTAAATTTAATTCCTAAAAAATTTAGAACACGGTTTAAAAGTAAACTACATAAAAACAAATACAGAGGTGTTGGTGTGCTTAGAATGATAATGGCAGATCCATCAGAATGTATCGATTCTCAAAGCATTCTTCCGGCCATACACAAACAATATAATATCACTGTAGAAAAACCGTACGGTGGAAACTTATTGATGAGTGCATTAAGAGATATTTCTCATCATTTTTTTGATCTAGACTCAGAAAAAGAAAAAGTTTTAAAAAACCTTTTTACCTTAGAAGATGCTTATTTAAAAACAAATCAATCTGATTTTGTATTTGGAGTTTATAACAATAAAAAATAA
- a CDS encoding CYTH domain-containing protein — MSVEIERKFLVKNDDFKSDSYAQKSIKQGYLNSDKSRTVRIRIADDKAYITIKGQSNISGTTRFEWEKEIDKNEAENLLLLCEPSIIDKTRYLIKVGPHTFEVDEFYGDNKGLVVAEVELNSESEEFTKPNWLDKEVTGNVKYYNSSISKKPFKDWA; from the coding sequence ATGAGTGTAGAAATAGAAAGAAAATTTTTAGTAAAAAACGATGATTTTAAAAGTGATAGTTACGCACAAAAAAGCATTAAACAAGGCTATTTAAATTCTGATAAAAGCAGAACAGTACGCATTAGAATTGCCGACGATAAAGCTTATATAACAATTAAAGGACAATCTAATATTTCTGGCACAACACGTTTTGAGTGGGAAAAAGAAATTGACAAAAACGAAGCAGAAAATTTACTTTTATTGTGCGAACCTAGTATTATTGATAAAACCAGGTATTTGATAAAAGTTGGTCCGCATACTTTTGAGGTTGATGAATTTTATGGTGATAACAAGGGTTTAGTGGTTGCAGAAGTAGAATTAAATTCTGAATCTGAAGAATTTACCAAACCAAATTGGCTAGACAAAGAAGTAACTGGTAATGTAAAATACTATAATTCTAGTATTAGCAAAAAACCTTTTAAAGATTGGGCATAA
- the trhA gene encoding PAQR family membrane homeostasis protein TrhA: protein MSEKLNHGYSETEERLNVWSHGLGLFASILVFPFLIIKASTYANFWNITSFVIYGMSLIILYAASTFYHAAKNPKKRRRLNIFDHAAIYVLIAGSYTPFCLVALHSNLGWYMFIAVWVFALTGVILKLFFTGRFDKLSTAMYLLMGWQVVFFIKPLMGALTSFGFNLLIAGGVFYTIGAILYSIKKMPYNHAIFHVFVLLGSLSHFLAIYYL from the coding sequence ATGAGCGAAAAATTAAATCATGGATATTCTGAGACCGAAGAACGATTAAATGTTTGGTCTCATGGTTTAGGTTTGTTTGCAAGTATTTTGGTTTTTCCTTTTTTAATTATAAAAGCGAGTACATATGCTAACTTTTGGAATATTACTAGTTTTGTAATTTATGGGATGAGTTTAATAATCTTGTACGCAGCTTCTACGTTTTATCACGCAGCAAAAAATCCGAAGAAAAGAAGACGGTTAAATATTTTTGATCATGCAGCTATTTATGTGCTAATTGCGGGTAGTTATACTCCTTTTTGTTTGGTTGCTTTACACTCTAATTTAGGTTGGTATATGTTTATTGCTGTTTGGGTTTTTGCTTTAACAGGTGTTATTTTAAAGTTGTTTTTTACAGGAAGGTTTGATAAACTTTCTACAGCAATGTATCTTTTAATGGGGTGGCAAGTGGTGTTTTTTATAAAACCTTTAATGGGTGCGTTAACCAGTTTTGGTTTTAATTTATTAATTGCAGGAGGTGTTTTTTATACAATAGGCGCCATTTTATATTCTATTAAGAAAATGCCTTACAACCATGCTATTTTTCATGTGTTTGTATTGTTGGGCAGCTTAAGTCATTTTTTGGCAATCTATTATTTGTAG
- a CDS encoding lysophospholipid acyltransferase family protein, whose product MSPLLFIFTIKEDSYHLLWKLIRIWSKVLIYGMGFRLDIQLDEEIEPNKSYMFCPNHTSLMDPFVLVVLSKNPIVFVGKHELAKIPVFGFFYKRAVIMVDRTNPESRRRVYRMAKKRLQNGVSMAIFPEGLVPEEEVVLAPFKKGAFSLAIEFEMPIVPQVYYDCKRFFSWDVFKGGIGTIRVHQHSFISTTGLSIRDMNTLKDKTFDIIYNDLVNDKKYMKDTNSKK is encoded by the coding sequence ATGTCTCCTTTATTATTTATTTTTACAATAAAGGAAGATTCTTATCACTTATTATGGAAACTAATTAGAATTTGGTCTAAAGTACTTATTTACGGTATGGGTTTTCGGTTAGACATTCAATTAGATGAAGAAATTGAGCCTAACAAAAGTTATATGTTTTGTCCCAATCATACTTCTTTAATGGACCCGTTTGTGTTGGTTGTTTTAAGTAAAAACCCAATTGTTTTTGTGGGTAAACACGAGTTGGCTAAAATACCTGTTTTTGGTTTTTTTTACAAAAGAGCAGTTATTATGGTAGATAGAACAAACCCAGAAAGTAGAAGAAGGGTGTATAGAATGGCTAAAAAAAGACTGCAAAACGGAGTAAGTATGGCTATTTTTCCGGAAGGATTAGTACCTGAGGAAGAGGTAGTTTTAGCACCTTTTAAAAAAGGAGCTTTTAGTTTGGCAATAGAATTTGAGATGCCAATTGTGCCTCAGGTTTATTACGATTGCAAACGTTTTTTTTCTTGGGATGTTTTTAAAGGAGGTATCGGAACAATTAGAGTACATCAACATTCGTTTATTTCAACAACGGGATTGTCTATACGTGATATGAATACTTTAAAAGATAAAACATTTGATATTATTTACAATGATTTGGTAAATGATAAAAAATATATGAAAGACACAAATAGCAAAAAATGA